One Spinacia oleracea cultivar Varoflay chromosome 4, BTI_SOV_V1, whole genome shotgun sequence DNA segment encodes these proteins:
- the LOC110795064 gene encoding uncharacterized protein, whose protein sequence is MTPNRVSMRPRIVSSRREPTYHIQQGFNNLTLRHMSTPFSEDIMNALKEPKVKTPTIEAYDGTTDPDMHLVAYLHHTYVQGTNEATWCKYFPATLKGVASKWFERLPPGSIASFNELQTLFSTRFMEHKEERKTSMHLGRIHQGKDESLRSYVKRFNLEAGQIPDLPDGVSFDNFVRGLKKGSFKLDLVKKSVRTIAEVLDKAQAFIHATEICSASKDEKTGEATDSSGKKDKTDRKAPRVNGTWALWKEHDTNSPGHKRERPQEREYFEYNTDLLTILVDVWTRFDLERHFPMKSPAESRDPKLYFQFHEDIGHDNKNCRSLKRALDGLASKGNLKNYLQRSAHGSGKNQYKKNKSPVSPTEGNHSEGGFVAVISGGLAAGGPTMRGQKDYARRLGQVMLSGKSPVDPFPPIEICESDGGRVATPHDDPLVVEIKISNMRVKRILIDTGSSSDIMSMECLSHLAHDPKTIESIHYPIIGFGGSIIHPVGVINLPVRIGNQKDGRKMGVDFLIVKDLTAYNVILGRPTLNKIKAVYSRHPSHAPEVRMRRWDDRDYTWRPTASKRLLPHDPQSVIMEERFGRSKRQKKA, encoded by the coding sequence ATGACGCCTAATAGAGTGAGCATGCGTCCCCGTATAGTCTCCAGCCGTCGTGAACCAACCTATCATATCCAACAAGGGTTTAATAACCTGACGTTGAGGCACATGAGCACCCCCTTTTCTGAGGACATAATGAACGCCCTGAAAGAACCTAAAGTCAAAACCCCCACCATTGAAGCCTACGACGGTACCACCGACCCAGATATGCACCTAGTTGCATACCTTCATCATACgtatgttcaaggaaccaatgaagccacctggtgcaaatactttcctGCTACCCTTAAAGGAGTGGCGTCCAAATGGTTTGAACGGCTGCCCCCGggatcaattgcctcttttAACGAATTACAAACCCTATTCTCCACCAGGTTCATGgaacacaaggaagaaaggaaaacaagcatgCATTTGGGACGCATTCATCAAGGAAAAGATGAGTCACTAAGAAGCTATGTGAAGCGCTTCAATCTAGAGGCTGGACAGATCCCAGATCTTCCCGACGGCGTCTCCTTCGATAATTTTGTCAGGGGACTGAAGAAAGGATCATTCAAGTTAGACTTAGTTAAAAAGAGCGTTCGGACTATTGCTGAAGTATTAGATAAGGCTCAAGCATTTATCCACgcaacagaaatatgcagcgcgtccAAAGATGAAAAGACTGGTGAGGCAACAGATTCCTCGGGAAAGAAAGACAAGACAGACCGAAAAGCACCACGAGTAAATGGTACTTGGGCTCTTTGgaaagagcatgataccaatTCTCCTGGACACAAGAGAGAACGTCCACAAGAAAGAGAATATTTCGAGTACAACACGGACCTCCTCACAATACTGGTGGACGTCTGGACCAGGTTTGATCTTGAACGGCATTTCCCCATGAAGTCTCCTGCTGAGAGTCGAGACCCTAAGCTGTATTTCCAGTTCCACGAGGATATAGGGCATGACAACAAGAACTGCAGAAGCTTGAAGAGAGCCCTAGACGGCCTGGCCTCCAAAGGAAACCTAAAGAACTACCTGCAAAGGAGTGCTCACGGCTCAGGGAAGAACCagtacaaaaagaacaagtcacctgtCTCACCTACAGAGGGAAATCACAGCGAAGGgggatttgtagccgtcatatccgGGGGGCTAgccgctggaggacccaccatgagggGACAAAAAGACTATGCCCGCCGCCTAGGTCAAGTAATGTTGTCAGGGAAATCACCTGTGGACCCATTTCCTCCGATAGAGATATGTGAATCGGATGGTGGACGGGTAGCCACTCCACATGATGACCCCCTCGTGGTCGAGATCAAAATTTCCAACATGAGAGTGAAGCGTATCCTGATAGACACTGGAAGTTCATCTGACATAATGAGCATGGAGTGCCTCAGCCACCTAGCCCACGATCCCAAAACCATAGAGAGCAtacactatcccatcattggttttggaggaAGCATCATACATCCCGTAGGCGTCATCAACTTGCCGGTTCGAATTGGAAATCAAAAAGATGGACGAAAGATGGGAGTGGATTTCCTAATCGTCAAAGATTTGACAGCATACAATGTCATTTTGGGACGTCCCACCCTGAACAAAATTAAAGCAGTATatagtcgtcacccatctcatgCTCCTGAAGTTCGTATGCGACGATGGGACGATAGGGACTATACATGGAGACCAACAGCAAGCAAGAGACTGCTACCTCACGACCCTCAATCCGTCATCATGGAAGAAAGATTTGGCCGAAGCAAGAGGCAAAAGAAAGCATGA